From Candidatus Omnitrophota bacterium:
TTTTTTCAATAAAGCCTCTGCTCAAGATATTATACTGAATGATCTAAATGGGAAAGCAGTGAATCTTTCCAGCTACAAAGGAAGGCCAACAATTTTATTTTTTTGGACTACTTGGTGCCCATACTGTCGCGAAGAGTTAAAAACTTTAAATCAGCTATATCCTCAGATGAAAAAAGAGGGGATAACTGTTTTTGCGGTTAATGTTGGAGAGCCAAGCTATGCAGTACGTAAGTTTTTTGTGAGCCACATTATTAGTTTTGGATTGCTTTTGGATACAGATGAGGAGGCTGCCAACAAATATAATGTTATTGGGGTGCCAACCTATGTGTTTATGACTAAATCCGGGCAAGTAATTTCGGATGAGCATGTTTTACCTGTTGACTATAAAAAGTTATTATTTCAATGAAAGATATGTATAATTCATATAGTGTCATTCTGAGGAGCGTCAGCGACGAAGAATCTAATCAAGTGGGATTCTTCGTTCGCCACTGAACCAATGTCGGGCTCAGAATGACGATTAAATATAATGAGTAAATTTTACGATTTAGTTGAGGAAATCTGCAGCCAGGATAAAAGATATAAGCCGGATGCTTACGAATTTGTGCTTCAGGGCTTAAATTTCACGCAGAAGAAGCTTAAAAGAAAAACACATGTTTCAGGTGCTGAGCTTACCTGTGGATTGCGGGATTATGCGATTAATCAATATGGGGCTCTGGCTTGTAGGGTCTTGGCATATTGGGGGATAAGCCAGACGCAGGATTTCGGCAATATTGTCTTTAATATGATTAAAATGAAGCTTTTATCCAAAACAAAAGATGATTCTTTAGCGGATTTTAAGGCAGTTTATGATTTTAAAGATACTTTTGCCAATGTTCTGGTTGATTGT
This genomic window contains:
- a CDS encoding TlpA disulfide reductase family protein gives rise to the protein MGLFKKVRVLISVILIFLVLAFFNKASAQDIILNDLNGKAVNLSSYKGRPTILFFWTTWCPYCREELKTLNQLYPQMKKEGITVFAVNVGEPSYAVRKFFVSHIISFGLLLDTDEEAANKYNVIGVPTYVFMTKSGQVISDEHVLPVDYKKLLFQ